The DNA segment GTTGCAGCTTCTAACACAATTTATCGttttacatttttgttttccaaatatgaatttcttaaatcaatttaaaaattaaaattcatggATTCCTTCGTTCGTTGTCCATGCATGGCATTGAATAATAAGTTTAATCACATCTACAGGTTATAATTGGACGGAGCTTAAGATGGCCGATGGATTCCAACTCGTCTAAAGATTAACTTGTAACAGCCGAGATTGGTTTGCATCTAACTAAGACAACCAAGTATTAATATGacataaaaacatatatagcttttgaatttgttttttaaacgTTTCATAGAAATTATATTATtctccaatttttcttttcattgttacTAGAACGTTTTTTTATACGTTCGTGAGACGTGGGATTTCAAAATATAACACGATCAACTATAAGTTTGTATGATAAACCCTTAACAGTTTTTGACACCAGATTCTTcccaatttatttattttttaatatcaaatatattaaaatagtCCATATTTCTTAAAAGCTGATCTGCTTGCGTCATGTGGGAGGAGAAGGCCAAAATAATAGTTTGTTCCTTATCATACAGCTGGCTGGCGTTCATTTAAGAGTGGTTTTGATGGCTACATCGATTAAAGTTAGAAGATAGACAGCAGTAGCACTTGCGCTCGTTTGGCCATGACCTTGCCAGTTAATATCCAGAGTCACCGTTAACTACTGATTTAAACTTAAGTTGTCactatataaataaaaaaaaaaaggatgtggTTTCTTATTCGTATTAAGATTAGGGATAAGCTTGTTAATGCGCTGAAGGattcttctcatcttcaaaATACCAGACTTGTTTTTAGTGTTTTAAAGTGCTGACTCCGAAACAGGGCAGAAATTTTACATAGGGCAGAAATTTTACATAAGGGGGAAAGGGGGTGGGggcaaattaaagtttttataatttaacacgaactgaaatattatttttatataaaacaagtaattttttataaaatttacatgtaaacttaaaaaataaattgaggTGGACCAGGGCTCATGTGAGCCCTCCCTTGTTTCGCCTCTGCTCTAACCATTAATCAGGCCTTTTGTTGTGCCAATTCTTTTGGGATTTGCAACTAATATCTCAaacaatttcttattttttgtttaaaaatatttaataaatgtttaaaaatattgaaaatatttaGTGCGCCACCAGCCATTCTGTTTATGcgttaaaaaaatcaaagggtTCTTTGTCCTAGGGAAAACATAAGAACACCAATTTATGATGAATTCACGTGAAGCAACCTTATAATGATTGtagataaagttttttttttcttttttccggaAACAAGTGGCATTAGTTCAAGgaaaaagttcatttttgagCCTTCTTTTTAATCGTTATAATATATACGTGCCCCAGAGGTTTGATTTTTCTTAGCACAAACCTCGCATTGTTTTTATACTCAACCCGTTCTTCTCTGACAATATTGTCcttttaacttaaaaaatagATTTGCACCTTTACTAAAACAAAAAGACATATGTGTGTTATTCCCATTGACAGGAGCCAGTGGGCAATATAGAAGATAAGCATTATTTAAGACTTGTCAGACAAAGTGAGACTCatatataaaggaaaatgaGCAGCGTGATAATAAATGTTGACAGGTAGAGCCAAGGAACGTTTCATCTCACTCATGAAAGAAAGGCTGAAGCTTCGCCTGCTTTGGAATTTGAGTGGGTTGTCCGTCGTGTAGGAGACCAATGAAACACTGTTCAACCAACTATACTAAGCCCTTTGGAGCAAACATGTTTATGCCTACAAGGTAATCCTCCCAAgtgagattttttctttttctaagaGGGCAGGTCTGCTGATTTTGATTGCTTCTGATCTCCATTAGAACCCAAGTTATTAAAGGAGGTCGTTTTTCAGTAACTTGTAGTTTCAGTTTATAGAGTCGCCTTGCTGCCTTCCCATGCGTGCAACATCTTTCCTCTCAATAGATTTTACAAGTCTTTCCCCATGCCTACAGCGTCATTTGGTGAAAATATGTATATAGTTAGTTAGCGTAATCATCTTCAGACAATTATTGATTTACactcatttaatatgtatttaCCTACATATAGTATGTAAAAATTAGCCAACGAAAGTTAAAATCCATATACATCTGCAATTTCAAGTTATTTTACTTTATCTCATCATATTATTTAAGAATTAACGTAATAAAGATTCCACATGTTTGTAACTTCATAATGTCAGGAGAGCAgtgtatttcttcttttttccattctATCTGTGaaaatctattaaaaaaaaagacgtattcttaaaatgaaaaattacgtTTTGCTAAATAATTcgtatatatataacttgagATTTCTTTAAGGACGGGCCATTTCCTAGTATTAGTGACAAAACAAAATGGTATAAAGACGAAAGTCCTGAAAACTTGcaacacatacatatatggcATGACGGCAACGCCTCATCCACATTGGACAGATCAAATGGAACCTCATCCACATTAACTGACCGACTTAATGGAGATCACTAAAGAATATACCTTCAAATTGTCAGCCAAATGAATCATGGGCTAATTTCTAACAACTTCTGCTGTTAAAATGGATCCATTACTCGACTCATTCCTGATGTAACACACAACTGTAAGCAGCAAGCAACCCAAATTTGTGcctcttcaaaaaataattaaatgtaCTCATTCTATGATCACCAAATTCCAAGTCCTATTATCCACATCATGATTTATTACCACATATCTTTTACAGATAGAaccaatcaaaatgaaaaaactttaTTGTGATCACTTACAACAAAGAATACTAAACAACTAAAATATTGCATGGAGATCATGGCAGGTAGAACTAGGCTCAACAGAGCTGTCTTTGCTATTATGAAAAAGCCAGCTTCCTGGAGACCACTTGGATGCATGGTCTTCCTGAGATCTAGAAAAGAATCTTGCAGTAAGATGGACAGTAATATCTCAACAGGAAAGATTGTTGGTTCCATAGCTGATAGAACGCAAACTAGAATCAGACATGTTTGTCATCCATCTTTTTGGTCCACCAGTTTCACTCAATATGTTGTATGCAAAAGAAGCGCCTGCTGAACCAACAACTTCCATATCGCATGGAATTGAAGTTCCTAACTTCATCAGTTTCTGCGTCCTCTCAAGCACAATTAGGCTGGAAAATGTAGAGAAGCTATTGCCCACGAATACATCTGCTCTCAAGCAGACATCATAATCTATTGCGGACTGTACAAGGTATGGATACTTTTTATAGATATCCCAAACTcccaatttcttcttctcaaatGGAACGATGCCTTCTTTCCAACCAGTCAAGATTGATGAGTCTTCTAAGAGATCATCAGCAACAGCTAGATACACCACAACAGGCAGCTTCAGACTGCTAATATCCGCCACCCTTTCCATAACCTCCTCCTTGTTACTGCAAATCTGTCTTATGTTGGACCTCTGCTCGAGATTCTTACAGTGTATCATCCAATCTTTCTCCACTCTCATGTGGACTGCAACATAAGGTGCTGGTACTTGTGTAGAAGGCGCATTTCTCTCCATACTGTTACCAAGATTCCTGAGTTTGGAAACAACCTTTGTCGCTTCAGATGCTATTTCATCAACTAAAACCAGACATTCGAACACTGTT comes from the Nymphaea colorata isolate Beijing-Zhang1983 chromosome 14, ASM883128v2, whole genome shotgun sequence genome and includes:
- the LOC116267618 gene encoding O-fucosyltransferase 23: MDSLDEKCVKLACSQRFKSLISTCLLMIFIALVLRTFIMGSFYEFIGTGQRYFNWVPGSSLDSSVGVRRDKFLVVPQMVWGLNNQKIAFARACLTARFLNRTLLMPSFSASLFYKEIERLEPMDFDKLFSFDKFNFHCHGFVQLGRFSSLSNQSKPFLLKKGEGRRWTLERDLTQLKEFRENPIDENEVIKIVGKNPFLWHDHWPVKDYATVFECLVLVDEIASEATKVVSKLRNLGNSMERNAPSTQVPAPYVAVHMRVEKDWMIHCKNLEQRSNIRQICSNKEEVMERVADISSLKLPVVVYLAVADDLLEDSSILTGWKEGIVPFEKKKLGVWDIYKKYPYLVQSAIDYDVCLRADVFVGNSFSTFSSLIVLERTQKLMKLGTSIPCDMEVVGSAGASFAYNILSETGGPKRWMTNMSDSSLRSISYGTNNLSC